Proteins found in one Miscanthus floridulus cultivar M001 chromosome 4, ASM1932011v1, whole genome shotgun sequence genomic segment:
- the LOC136552904 gene encoding large ribosomal subunit protein eL22z-like, with amino-acid sequence MARGVVAAKGGAAAGKKKGSVAFTIDCTKPVEDKIMEIASLEKFLQERIKVAGGKAGSLGDSVTISREKTKVTVTSEGPFSKRYLKYLTKKYLKKHNVRDWLRVIAANKDRSVYELRYFNIAENEGEEED; translated from the exons atgGCACGCGGCGTGGTGGCGGCGAAGGGCGGCGCGGCCGCGGGCAAGAAGAAGGGGTCGGTCGCCTTCACGATCGATTGCACCAAGCCCGTGGAGGACAAGATCATGGAGATCGCCTCGCTCGAGAAGTTCCTGCAGGAGCGCATCAAGGTCGCCGGCGGCAAGGCCGGCAGCCTCGGCGACTCCGTCACCATCTCCCGCGAGAAGACCAAGGTCACCGTCACCTCCGAAGGGCCCTTCTCCAAGAG GTACCTGAAGTACTTGACCAAGAAGTACTTGAAGAAGCACAACGTGCGGGATTGGCTACGCGTGATTGCAGCCAACAAGGACCGCAGCGTCTATGAGCTCCGATACTTCAACATCGCCGAGAATGAGGGCGAGGAAGAAGATTAG